Part of the Tribolium castaneum strain GA2 chromosome 4, icTriCast1.1, whole genome shotgun sequence genome is shown below.
TTGGTGCAAATTTGTTCCAAATAAGGAAATTATTAACGTTTATGCATCATTGGCCGCTTTACAGTTGATAAGCGGTACCTGTTACGGAAAGTTGGTTCAATATTTcgtgagaaaaaaaattagccaTGACttcaaaactacaaattaatagttttttaatttcacgtTTCGTTTGGAACAATTTACTAATGCGTGTGACCAAGTATGACAAACACTTCTTTAATATTTGAGAATCATCAAAACTAAGCATTATTCATATCAATAATTTCCTTTATTGGTAATTTTATGATAAGGACATAGAAAGTGCGTGAGTGATAAAGGATTTATCGTCACGCCTATGTAAATAAACAGAAAcaggtgatttttattttaggaaattgtgaaactttttttagttatCATTTCGAATACATGGTGTTTCATATAATTTTACAAAGCTTGCGCAAATACCAATCAACAGTACATATTATTCGTTTGCGAAACTGCAGATTACAAATTCTGAAACACTGTAGGTATTTTAGGGCTaatttctttgcaaaaaataaaatttaatgacaaCAATTTTGACACTACTGCAGTTGACCTTGATAATACTATTAATTTGAAACGTCTTTTACATAATTAGAATTTGATAATCAAttcaaatttggcgaaaattaatgtaaattcGGTAATTTACAATGAATATTATGCTACGCATTGTAATTAGCCAGAATTACGAttgtttgtgaaaaattgagtCAGAATACAAATGAGTCGTGTGTCATTTGCACCACATTTGTCAATCCCGAATGAATCAAAAAATTCCCTCCCAAACTGAAATCACgctcaaatttaattacacgATGAGTAATTCGTCGTAATTCTCATCATTAGCGTGTCGGAAGCCGGGGTTTGAATGACTCAACCCTCCCACTTGTTGATTGTCAACCCCAacccttaaaaataaaaaaaatccaggAGCACCCTAACCAAAGCCAAATTTAGCACACGCTTGGGGCGTAACCTGTCCTcgaaccaataaaaaatcagcGTCCTTATGAGAGTACCGCTAAAAATAACCACACTGTGCTTGGACCAAATGAACCTGTCACTTttgtgtcaatttttttcaaaaaaattatttaatttcaaattactAACCTTGTCGACTGAAATGCCCAAATATTCTGAAAGTCCTGAAAAAAGCCGGCTTCCGTCGTAATAATCGCTAACAGTTTGAGCCATTTTCAGGGTCTCCACACGCTCAACAATTTCACTCAACTAtcatttgttcaaaaaaattgaatgatACAGTTTGTTTACCAATTATTACAAGTAGGCTGTGCACACCAATGCGGTGCGATTGTTTTATGCAGTCACGCCACGATGCTCGTTTGTCAATTGGCAACGTCGGCGCGAGCCGACGTTTGCCGAAGGAGGGGGTCAAAGGACCACAAAGGGTTTTTGGCAATCAGGTTTACGCAACAGACAATCAAACTTTTCCGTGCCATCATTCAAGCGAgccattttttgcataaattttaatatttggcAATGGAGCTAAAGGTCAAGTGGGCCAAATAATGAATAGAAATAACAACAAGCGTTTTTCTCTTCATGTTTATTAACATTTATATACTTTACAATAAAGTGTGTTCTAGTTACAATTGATTTCTTACTCTAACAAGAAACAAAACCCTGTTCTTATTGAGCTTTTGTTTGCATGCTAAGCGCCTACTTTTAACCTTGATACAATgcgttttgtaaaaataaaacgaagtTTATAAGCGGAGATTAACCAGACtttatatttcataaaaatatgaatctcatgtataaaaatacaattttttgtatatggagatcattttttatattaagtaCGTATTTACACCGTCATGCATTCTACCAAGGTTTTTGATTGCTGGTAAAACATTGAAACATTCACTGGGGAAGGTTTGCCACGTTTGATAACACATACTAACTACAATTGCAACTGCTTTCGAATTTCGATTAAAGTGGCCCTTGGCTgaatttaagttggcaacattaacTAACAATTGGCACGGAGTTGCCAACTTACTTCGTCCCTAGGGCACTTTGACCCGAAATTGTTTGAAAGCTTGATACTTCAAACGTAAAAATAGCTGCTCAAAATGGATTATCACAgaagataatttattaaagactaaataaaaagcataaaaataGGAGATTTCACGATGTAGAAGTAAAATAGATGCAGGGTTACCCTTTACTAGTTGTCTAACACTAGACAAAAAACAGTCATTTCTTGcacttacaaaaaatatacagttgaaaaatggtgtaaacaaatataaacattttaaaccACAACAATGTATGACTAAAATCTtacttaattttgattttatgcAACTTCAGCTTAAATCCCAACAGCTCTGATAAGATCCCCGAAAGTGCCGacaaaattatcagttttgtGGTGTTGTATAAGATGGAATTTGCCGACAAGCCTGAAATTTTGAACGGACTTTGCAGCTCCtaaaaattatcattattacaaaaccaaaaaaaacaacaaaaaattactttaatgaGATCGATGGCCAACTTCAGCACATTATTAGCCAACGCCAGCTCCTCCTTTTTTTGCGGTTTCTGCTCAATTTGCAGATGCAAATTGATCTGTTCCGTGATCAAAACCGACAGATTCCTATACttcttgttaattttattcccCAAAGTCATAAACCTAAGCAGCAGAATCCCCACTCCCAAACACCAAATCAAAGCCTCGACGTGATATTGCGAATTCAAAGCACCAGTTTCCTGCAATTATTTCCTGTATTTCGGTCGCAAAAACCCAATAAATACCTTCAACAACTCGACACAGAGAAACGACAAAAGCAGCAAAGTGATGATAAAAGCTGTCGAAACAATAACATCGACGGATCTTTGGGGCcctctttgtttcaaatacgAGCGCACCGAAAGCCACGTTTTTATATTTCGCACTTTATTCAGTCGAAAATGGGGCAATTCCGACTGCTGGGCACGTCGGAATGACGTCAAATGAGAGAAGAGCTTCGCGTAGAGAAAGCGCTGTTTGAATGTGTTTTCGGCAACGGCCaggaggaaaaagaagagacTTGCCAGGAACCAGCGTTGCAGACACGCCGTTATTATAATTGCCCGTTCCCTTCAAAATAAAGCCGGTGAAAATTACAGGTCTCTGTAATCTACgcagttttttttcttatgtttCTCGTAACTATTTcaatcattaaattaaaatcaattatttgaAGTCTTTAAAGTGAATGTAGATTTAGCAGAATTTCTGGTTTTAGTCAATACTTACCATAAAGTAGTTCCGAAAGCCGCCTCGATTAAGGTCGGCACCGAGTTGGGTAATTTACCCATGATCGAGTCAAACAATTCGAAAATGGAATATTGTCCATCGACGAACGAATTTGACTCGAGGGTGGAGTTACACACTCGGAATAAAATCGGGATAAAAGCGTGAATGGTCGAAACAATGATTCCGAGGTAGAAATAGTCCATACTTTGTGATGTTGACTCGACTTTGCCGATGATGGCCGAGCTGATATCCAGCATGGAAAGATCGGCTTTTTTGATTTCGTTTCGCTTCCAAATGATGCAACTGACTTTGATTGAGGGTGGGTTGAAAACGGCCGTCGAGGTCAAATCGTGATCATAATCGTCATGATTTGTTTCAATGTGACCGTCGGAGACCTCATCCAGGTCGGAGCTGTAGCTACAGTCCTCGCTGTTGGTCGTAACATTCATCCATTCGTTGGTTGAGGAGCTCATTTTGCTGGTTTTGATTGAAGTTTTCTCATATTCGTCGTCAGTGTCACACGTGCTGTCCATTGAAGTTATGTTAATTGTGGGTATTTTATATTTCGCTCTTTTAACGTCGGACTCATCGACGTCGCTTTCGGGCTCAGTACTGTGTCTCGATTCGGTGGAAATGTTCGAAAGGGATTGCTTTTTAACCCATTCGTCGCAACGTTTTAGGGCATTTTTGCACGCAGTTGGTACTATTTCTTCCTCACTTGTCCTCGAGCCGTTACCGTTGAGACTCTCGAAGCCGTCGTCGTCGGCTGGTACTCCATCACTAGATCGGCGCTTCCTGGCAGACAACCAGTAATACACCTAACTTTGCTTTTGTCATGTACTGTACCTGagatttttgttgatttcCTTGCAGTTCAGTTCGGAAACGCTGTTCAGATTAAAATGAATTcgcttgttttttttatgaattcgCAGGTTTAGGAGAGATTCGGCCGAGGAGCCGTCAGTTGGTATTTTTCTAACTGCGCTCAATCTACGTCTGAAATTTCGCGATTTTGTTAGCTTGGTTTTTTGCGAGTCGGTTACTGGCATTGTTGCGGCTATTTGAGAATGTACGAGGCTTAAAACCCAAGTCATTAGGAATGGAACGATCAATTCCATGCACATAACAttctgtaataaatttttttggagtttcttttggacaaaaattattacttactTCAGGTGACTTATCTAACATTTGGTTTGTCCATGAATTTTTGTAGTATATTGCGATGTTTGTTAGTTGAGAAACGTATAAACAAAACATAAGCGTAAAAATTGATACTGATGTTTGTTGCATCCACCATTTGGAATAAATCGGGAGAAATAAGCACCGAAACGTTGCTAGTTTAGCAACGGTCATAAAACCTTGCTTTGGTTTGATTTTCGAAAAGGACGAAcctaaaaatttcatttctaATCAAATAACTACAATATGgcgaaattttgtttactgAGATTAGATTTTATCAATCATGAattgataacaaaattaattaactcaaGTCGCACTAATTAAAAACTAGCCTtcatttttgggaaaatttaCAAACATGCTGTgttacataataaaatttctattgAGGTATTGACATTTACCTCGAACCAAATCAAGGTCAATAAAATCTGTATTGGGTTTAGTGCTCTTCATCTGGACGTGCGTTAGTCCGTAGAGGATTTTCTGTTCTATAGTCGTTTCCCATTTCTGCTTGTCATAAGTAccgatttttttctgataccTGCAACCAGGAACCAAACAAGGTCACCTCAATTTGCCCACCACAGAGTTCACATACCATGTAAAAAGATCCTTAACCCCCATTTAACTTCAAACCGCTCTGGAATAGGAACTTTGCACAAAGGAATTTAACGAAACTAAAACATTACGAAATTTCTGGCGTCGGAAAAGTCGATCGAGGTTAGATATTTCGTAACTTACCCCGACACTTCCGGTGAATTTACAGTGAATTTTTTGCacgtttttttgatttctttttgtaaataatttgttcACATAGCGAGAATTTGAATGTGACAGATACCAAACACAATCACATATGATTTTGACTTTGACGATTTTGACATTTCCCGATATTTGCTTGCCAAATTGATGCGCCTGCGTTATATATGCTACTTTCTACAGCGTAATGTTGGTTGCGTAACCACTCtagaatttttgataaattgattccacaaattgcttatttatattttattaaataaaaacctgTCTCTTAGGAAAAGagaattgtttcaaaactaaaaaaaactagtttattatttacgcaaaaaattttttccgtTTAGTACTGCTACGGCACAAATTGCAGGATTTAGAATAAAAAACCCTTATTTTGATCAATGctaaatgttacaaaaaatttttgaatcatatttttttgctcatttcTATTGATTTATTCCCCCAGTTTCCTATTCCTAATAATGAGTTAACGTTATACAGGGCGTTCCTTTTTACAAGAGGTACCATGCTTTATTCTTAAAAGTCTTAGTCTAAATTGTCttaacaaaatgtttataataacgaattaaaaaaaaaaaatttaaattttgagttcGGTCCTGTGTACCTGCCGCTTTAGGATGAGCGATTCAAAATAATATACAGTAGTATTTAATACCAGTTCCGTCTTAGGCTACGTAATTGTGTTGCTCTGGTCTATGGCATTtcttaagaaaaaacatttagtggttaattcaaaaaataagaaaaaaattacaaattctgaaaaaggataatttttaatgacagGAGGACGCTTTTTGTCATGCTTTATTAAATGTATAAACTGCCAAATTAGAATTTTATCAGTTGATTGTAGTAGTTAAGTGAGTCCCTATAGTACACAGCCACTTTTAAGGTAAAACACCCCaattttccaggtagttaaaaaaagtaaaaatattaagcaaattagCCCGGTTTTCAaggtaatctaaaaaaagcacaaaaacacCCAGATTTTCAAGGATAAATAGAAAACACgcccgattttcaagggttaacagaaaagcacaaaaatcgtgaaaacacctccgattttcaagggttaacagaaaagcagaaaaaatcgtgaaaacatATAAGGCTCCTTCAGAACAGTTTGTTTCTTTAAGCACTTTGTCTTTACTCAATATGTCATCAGAACAGTGTAACAAAGACGTCTGTAgtgaaaaaatcgcaaaaatctAGAAGTGCCTTATGTAAACAATTACCCTAACTATAATAAATCCAGAACACAGTTGATAAAGTGTACCCAAGCTCTATATCCCAAAGTTGTTTCATTATctgctaataaattaagacattccttttcattattttgttattatcaATAGTATTGAGCAGTTAAAATTAGAAGACAACAAGTCAAGTATATGGTAaactttaatataaataaatcaactaaaCAGTACAAgatggaaattttaaaaatgttactaaaaaatatatatgttCTCTATGTCCCAACATTAATTGCATCAATGTAAACCGGACCGTCGTCATCAACGCCAAAATAAGGCATTTGAATTTGTTCGCATTCACAAAGAACGCCGTATATTAAAACATAGCAAGGGCCATCATTAGCACATATCTTGAGGCTAATCGCTGGCTTCATAAGATTTGTTCCTCGAGGTTTTCTGGCATCAAACCTTCTCACGATTTGTTTGGCAAACAGCCCCCCTTCATATTGGCGATTTGGGTCTCTAAATTTATAGGACACGATCCAACGACACGGTGTCTGCCCTGGACATTTGTGGGCTACCACgttaaagacaaaaaattcttctaaACAATTCTCTTCAAACATTTGCTGTGCTCTAACTACTGTTTGTTGATTGTAATCAACACAGGGAATGTTCAAATTACCTTGCGCCATACCTACCgacaaaaacaaatacattttaaattgtaaatgataaatattaatattaaataactaACCATCAAGGTTGACTGTAGCGCCTCTAACGACACATATTATACTACGACACCATAGGCGTAACATTCGGTGAGCACAGGGTACTTTCTAATGTtgacaaataaattgtttggcAAATAAAATACGTTATTTAGATATTTAGATGTTGCACCAGAATAAGaacatttatatatttttcttcaTGCTGATAAATTTCAATGCGtctcaaaaaataagttttcaattgatttattactatttaacTTTGAAAAGGATTAATATCCTTTGTATCAAAGTTTTCCAGGATAACTCTCTTGtcataaacaaaaccaaattcctttgtttctattttatttaaaagttctttagttTTGGTATCTCTGGTAATTCGATTATATTGTgtactgatttttttgtctttgtattctaaaatattatttatactatcGGAATTAATCTTTTCGGACGTTTCATAATTTAACGTAAATCCTTTTATTCTACAAACAACTTTACCTGTATTAGTcttataacaataattttttgggcctGTTGATATCCAGTCTATTATCCATACGCCTTTACTTAATTCGTCTGTCCAATCTCCCAATAGACAGCCTGttttaacagtgttttttCCATCATCTAGATCACTTCTagatttttgcgattttttcacTACAGACGTCTTTGTTACACTGTTCTGATGACATATTGAGTAAAGACAAAGTGCTTAaagaaacaaactgttttgAAGGTGCCTTATatgttttcacgattttttctgcttttctgttaacccttgaaaatcgggggtgttttcacgatttttgtgcttttctgttaacccttgaaaatcgggcGTGTTTTCTATTTATCCTTGAAAATCTGGgtgtttttgtgctttttttagattacctTGAAAACGGGGctaatttgcttaatatttttactttttttaactacctggaaaatcggggtgttttaCCTTAAAAGTGGCTGTGTACTATAGGGACTCACTTAACTACTGATTGtctttaaatttagtaatttacttaattttttcagttaattagTTTATctgatttataaaacttaGTTCTAGCagaaattctctacaaatgcaaaataattctgaaaataaaattaataaacctaACAAAGATGTCGTCGAACATGCAttagatttttaaatgtttcatttatttttaaaaatatctaataaaaaatcacttcaatttaattaagaaGTTTTTGTCTTTCAAAAAACATAGCCATTTTTACACTCTTTTTTAAAGTTCAACGTCGTCGtggacttttttcaaagagatTTTTCTGTATTGTTTACTACTTAGGCATTCTCAACTATTACTTTTCGTGAATTTTCTATTTAACGAACTGAAACTACTCAAaacttcttaaatttttttaaccaaacaaTTAAGACCTTtcgaagtaaaaaaattatgacgaaaactaaaaatcgaatcagttaattaaaaaaaaatgcaagtcGTTTATTTACTGGGTACTGTTCTAATCTGAATAATGtaatatgtaaataaaaaatgcccATATGTAAAAATACcagatttttaataatgttattttattatcatattttaattatctaaGTACTCTATGAATGCCGCAGCTACATTCTGATAGCACTGTCCATATAATTGCACGAAATTTCCAAGATTGTTATCACTGCTTTTGATAACTAACGCtaatggttttttatttttataaattttattgatttgattgatgtatttttagaaattattaatttgttaacgATAAGTTGTTCTGGAACTGGggttaataacttattttttaataagaatctctctcttattaaaaaaattacttaacaGTTTACTTACAGTTATAGCAAAATTAGGTTGATTTGTTAGAAAAAATTCCAAAGAATTTTTGTCGACACTGAGAATCACAAAATAAgatcaaagtttttattgTTCGACAGCAGTTTTTTCGACTTACCTTATTTTTAATGAGAACTGTTgtcttcaataaaaaatgcgcactttatacaaaattaatttttgaattgagttattttgTTTCGTTGAATACCACAAATTTTCTATATCAGATAAATGACCATACGTATTTAatgctttgaacaaaattttgtaagtgAGTTCCTTGTGCAAATGTGCTACAATAATAGTTCTTTGTCCCGTCTCTACATCGCTTTTATTGTTTCTGTACAATACACTGAATATGGTGCATATAAACATCGTATAAAATAATGATATTATAATATGGAAAAGATTTATTCAATAATATAATGAGCAAActacaatattttataaatgaaaaCAGCATCAACATTATAttgatttaatattaaataccgAGATAAATGAGCCGTTCTCCGTTTCGTCACTAAAACATGATACGGCTCACACCCAAGTACCATATAACATATTATAACAATTACTATGTTAATGATTATCATCGTTATCTCAACTGAAGTCTTCAATGGCAACATTACAACTCCTCCGGTACCATTTTCAACAACGCCATTTTCTTCTTGGCCACTTTCGAGATGAGCACATCGATGGGTTTCGTGGTGTCATAAAGTGATGGTGCATTGAAGATTATAAGCCCGGTACCGACCACACAAGCCAGGGTGAAAATCCACAAGAAGAGACGATCCAAGACCATGGCCACGTACTTCCAATCCTCGGCAacctaaaactaaattaaaaccaaatttggCAAAATCCACAAGTATTACGTTTTCAAACGAGTCTTTATTGCGCACATGCTGGGCTATGAACCTGGAGTCGGCTAGGGTTTTCTCCATGTCGTGCATATCCAACTTGTCGAAAGACGGACTAGCGTCGCTGGTGCCGTCGAAAGTGTTGGTTCTGCAGCTTGCGGGACTGTACAGGTCCTCGTCGCCGCCCGACAGAGGCATGGGGAACGGCGGCTCCCCGAAACAGCCCGACGCCTCGAACCTGGAAGGCGGTGGAAGCCCCAAGTCGAAACTGTCAAAGGAGGTTTTCTCGAAGGGTTTGCATTTGTCCATCATGGGGACCTGGATGACGTCGGTTAGCATGCTGTCTTGGCATTTGTTGTCGTCGTCGTCTTCTTTCTTGGGCCGTTCGATGAAGAGGAATTTCGGGAGAATGTCGATGAAGAAGACGCGCACCCAGGGGGCGAGCTTGTGGGTGACGGGTGACCGGAAGTTCACGTTGAGGACAGCGATGGTGATGACGACGGAGAGCGTACACAGCAACATGGTGAAGAGTAGATATTTACCTAACAGAGGCACTGTTATGGAAGTAGGAGGAATGATCTCCACCAACAGGAGGAAGAAGACAGTCAGGGAGAGCAAAATCGAGATACAAAGCGAGACTT
Proteins encoded:
- the phtf gene encoding protein phtf, with product MGVKDLFTWYQKKIGTYDKQKWETTIEQKILYGLTHVQMKSTKPNTDFIDLDLVRGSSFSKIKPKQGFMTVAKLATFRCLFLPIYSKWWMQQTSVSIFTLMFCLYVSQLTNIAIYYKNSWTNQMLDKSPENVMCMELIVPFLMTWVLSLVHSQIAATMPVTDSQKTKLTKSRNFRRRLSAVRKIPTDGSSAESLLNLRIHKKNKRIHFNLNSVSELNCKEINKNLRKRRSSDGVPADDDGFESLNGNGSRTSEEEIVPTACKNALKRCDEWVKKQSLSNISTESRHSTEPESDVDESDVKRAKYKIPTINITSMDSTCDTDDEYEKTSIKTSKMSSSTNEWMNVTTNSEDCSYSSDLDEVSDGHIETNHDDYDHDLTSTAVFNPPSIKVSCIIWKRNEIKKADLSMLDISSAIIGKVESTSQSMDYFYLGIIVSTIHAFIPILFRVCNSTLESNSFVDGQYSIFELFDSIMGKLPNSVPTLIEAAFGTTLWERAIIITACLQRWFLASLFFFLLAVAENTFKQRFLYAKLFSHLTSFRRAQQSELPHFRLNKVRNIKTWLSVRSYLKQRGPQRSVDVIVSTAFIITLLLLSFLCVELLKETGALNSQYHVEALIWCLGVGILLLRFMTLGNKINKKYRNLSVLITEQINLHLQIEQKPQKKEELALANNVLKLAIDLIKELQSPFKISGLSANSILYNTTKLIILSALSGILSELLGFKLKLHKIKIK
- the nAChRalpha1 gene encoding nicotinic acetylcholine receptor alpha1 subunit isoform X1: MELLLALSWLILGAFSPVSGNQDAKRLYDDLLSNYNRLIRPVGNNSDRLTVKMGLKLSQLIDVNLKNQIMTTNVWVEQEWNDYKLKWNPDDYNGVETLHVPSEHIWLPDIVLYNNADGNYEVTIMTKAILHHTGKVVWKPPAIYKSFCEIDVEYFPFDEQTCFMKFGSWTYDGYMVDLRHLSQVQDSNKIDVGIDLQDYYISVEWDIMKVPAVRNEKFYSCCEEPYPDIIFNITLRRKTLFYTVNLIIPCVGISFLSILVFYLPSDSGEKVSLCISILLSLTVFFLLLVEIIPPTSITVPLLGKYLLFTMLLCTLSVVITIAVLNVNFRSPVTHKLAPWVRVFFIDILPKFLFIERPKKEDDDDNKCQDSMLTDVIQVPMMDKCKPFEKTSFDSFDLGLPPPSRFEASGCFGEPPFPMPLSGGDEDLYSPASCRTNTFDGTSDASPSFDKLDMHDMEKTLADSRFIAQHVRNKDSFENVAEDWKYVAMVLDRLFLWIFTLACVVGTGLIIFNAPSLYDTTKPIDVLISKVAKKKMALLKMVPEEL